The segment CTTTCCCTCTGTTTCTTTTGTGCTTTCAATATAAACACTGGTAGTTGGAAAAGCCATAGAAACCTTATTTTTCTCTAGTATTTGCATAATATTAAGATTTATTGCTTCTTTTATTTCTAAATACTTACTTAAAATAGAAGTATTTACATAAAAATATATGCATATATCAAGGCTACTTTTAGAGAACTCATCAAAATTAACTATTATATTTTTCTCATCCACACCCTCAGATGCTTTTATCATATCCCCTATCTCTTTTACACATATTTTAATTTTCTCTATTGGAGTATTGTAATTAACTCCTATACTAAAGCTAACTCTTCTCTTTTCTCTTCTGCTCCAATTGGTTATAGCCTCATTTACTAATTTTGAATTAGGCACTGTAACAAGTCCCTCATCAAAAGTTCTAACTCTTGTGCTTCTAAAGGATATATCCTCTACAATTCCTTCAACACTAGGGGTGTATATCCAATCTCCTATGTTAAAAGGTTTATCCATTAATATAATCATTCCACCAAATATATTTGAAGCAGCATCCTTTGCAGCAAGTGCAAAAGCAAGACCTCCAAGTCCTAAACCTGCAATAAACCCTTGAATGTCATAACCCCATTTTTCTATTACCATGATAACTGCAAAAGCAATTATCAAAAACCGTATTATTTTTGATACAAAAGGAAACAGTATTTTATCTAAATTTATATCGAATTTTTGCTGCATTTTATCAAATAAAACAGAAGATCCATTTGTAAGATTACAAAGTCCCCAGGCAATATTAATTATCACAACAGAGCTGAAAATTTTGTTTAAAAATACAGAGGTTACATAATTATCACCTAATAAATTAAGCCTTATATAATAAACTGATATATATATTCCAATGAATAAAAAAACATACTAACTGGTTTCTCAAAAGCTAAAGATAATTTAGCACGAGTTTCCGCATTTTTTCTATTAAATAACTTTAATAAAAAACCAAGTAAATATTTTGAAAATATTTTTCTAAATATCATAAAGCAGAAAAATATCACTAAAGCTACTGCAAAAATTTTTAATGTATGGAAAGACAAATATTTTGAAAATTCCTCAGTCCTTTTTAAGAATACCTCTATTACTTCCAAATTATCACTCCTTTAATCCTATGTTTAAGTAATATTCTAGCATATGAGAGTTAAATATGTAATATTAATTTTTTGATCTTATTTAGGAATATGATAAAGTTCTGTAAATAATTTTATTTATTATATAAAAATTATGAATTCCGTCACCTTTACCCGAAACAAAAACACGCTCTTTTTTAGAGCGTGTTTTTGTTTGTTCAAATTTTTTAGGGATAATTTTATTAATTTTTAGGATTTATTTATTATTAAAGTAGTTCACTAGCAAAATAATTTAAATTTTTTCTTCTCTAAGGGCTTTCATAAGTGATATGCATCCAAGAATCATAACAAATATAAATGGGAAAGCGGCTGCAACAGAAGCTGTTTGAAGAGCTTTTAAACCTCCTGCAAATAAAAGCGCTGTAGCTAGTAATGACTGTATAAGTCCCCATAATATTTTCTTTTTATTACTTGGATTTAAATCACCCTCTGAGGTAAACATACCAAGTACAAAAGTAGCTGAATTAGCTGATGTTATAAAGAAAGTACATAGTAAGAATACTGCTATCAAAGATACTATTGCACCTATTGGGTAATTTTTCATTACTGCAAACAATGCAGTTTCTGGTTTTGCTACTATAGCTTGTAGTACTTCTAGTTTTACCTTACCTATAATTCCAAGATTCATTCCTAAGCTTCCGAATATAGAAAACCATACAAAGGATGCTACGGATGGTGCCACTATTACGCCCATTACAAATTCTTTTATAGTTCTTCCTTTAGAAATACGAGCTATAAAAGTTCCTACAAATGGTGCCCAAGCTATCCACCATGCCCAGTAGAATATTGTCCAACCATTTATCCATGAATTATCACCAAAAGCATGTATACTTAAACTATCTTGGATAAAAGTTCCTACATAAGAACCTAATCCATTAGTAAGAGAATTTATCATTTTTAAACTTGGTCCAATTAAGAAAGATAATACCACTAAAATTATGGCAGCCCATAAGTTTATATCTGATAATATTTTAATACCTTTTTCTATACCACTAACTGCAGTCCATATAAATATAGCTGTAACTACACCTATTATAGCTAATTGAACCACTTTAGTTTCTGGTATATTAAATATATATTTTAAACCACTGTTAATTTGAAGTGTGCCAAGACCTAAGGATGTAGCAACTCCAGCAACTGTAGCAAATACCGCTAATATATCTATTAATTTACCAATAGGACCTTTAACCCTATCTTCCCCTAATAGCGGTATAAATATACTACTAATTAAACCGGGTTTGTTTTTTCTAAATTGAAAATATGCCAAAGCAAGACCTATTATGCTGTAGTTTGCCCAGGGATGAAATCCCCAATGTTTGAAAGAAACTTTCATTGCAAAATCCGCAGCTTCAGCTGTGCCTGGCTTTATTCCTGGAGGTGCAACAAAATGTGATAAGGGTTCTGCAACTCCCCAAAATACAAGTCCTATGCCCATACCTGCACCAAATAGCATTGCAAACCAAGATGCTGTACTAAAATCAGGTTTCGAATCATCTGCGCCTAATTTTATTTTTCCATACTTACTAAAAGCTAAAGCTAAAGCAAATATTACAAAAAAGAGCATAGAAATCAAATAAGACCATCCAAATTTATCTGTTAAAAATGCAAACACTGCATTAGCACCATTATTAAATTGAACTGGAAATGTGATTCCAACCAATGCAATTAAAATTGATATAAATAGGGAAATATAGAAAACCGAATTATTTTTAGCTTTTGAATTATTCATTTTATACCCCCTTAAACATAATAACTACCCATAACTGCTTTAAAATATTCTTATAAAACCTATTTTGTACACATAAAAATTTTTTAATTTTATTTTTAAAATTAAGAAGAGATTTGAAACCTCTTCTTAATTCCAATACATTGTGCCCTATGTGAACAGTAAAATCTTAACCCACTTTAGAATTTTACTTTAAAAATTGTCTGTTCTTTTACCTCTGTAGCTAAAGCATCTAGTGCAACTCCTACTCTATAGTAACGCAATTTCCATTGTTCTTCTTTAGTTGTAGCTGGATCTCCTAATGGATATGGTATTGATATTGTTGGAACTATTTTGTTTGATCCAACAGTCTTTGCAACTGGTATTAAGTTAGCCATTTGAACTACTGGGAAACCTGCTCTTTCAATTTCTTTAACCATCGTTGCACCGCAACGAGTACAAGTTCCTCATGTAGACACCATTATAACTCCATCAACATTTGCTTCTTTTAGGTATACTACTATTTCATTGGCCATTCTAGCTGCCTCAGCTTGTGTAGTTCCCGTTCCTACAGTTGTATAGAAATAATCGTGAAGCTTTCCTATTTTACCTTCTTTTTCATATGCTCTTAAAGCATCTATTGGGGTAATTACATCTG is part of the Haloimpatiens sp. FM7315 genome and harbors:
- a CDS encoding mechanosensitive ion channel family protein; amino-acid sequence: MIINIAWGLCNLTNGSSVLFDKMQQKFDINLDKILFPFVSKIIRFLIIAFAVIMVIEKWGYDIQGFIAGLGLGGLAFALAAKDAASNIFGGMIILMDKPFNIGDWIYTPSVEGIVEDISFRSTRVRTFDEGLVTVPNSKLVNEAITNWSRREKRRVSFSIGVNYNTPIEKIKICVKEIGDMIKASEGVDEKNIIVNFDEFSKSSLDICIYFYVNTSILSKYLEIKEAINLNIMQILEKNKVSMAFPTTSVYIESTKETEGKQEGEGIWKNNQ
- a CDS encoding BCCT family transporter, whose protein sequence is MNNSKAKNNSVFYISLFISILIALVGITFPVQFNNGANAVFAFLTDKFGWSYLISMLFFVIFALALAFSKYGKIKLGADDSKPDFSTASWFAMLFGAGMGIGLVFWGVAEPLSHFVAPPGIKPGTAEAADFAMKVSFKHWGFHPWANYSIIGLALAYFQFRKNKPGLISSIFIPLLGEDRVKGPIGKLIDILAVFATVAGVATSLGLGTLQINSGLKYIFNIPETKVVQLAIIGVVTAIFIWTAVSGIEKGIKILSDINLWAAIILVVLSFLIGPSLKMINSLTNGLGSYVGTFIQDSLSIHAFGDNSWINGWTIFYWAWWIAWAPFVGTFIARISKGRTIKEFVMGVIVAPSVASFVWFSIFGSLGMNLGIIGKVKLEVLQAIVAKPETALFAVMKNYPIGAIVSLIAVFLLCTFFITSANSATFVLGMFTSEGDLNPSNKKKILWGLIQSLLATALLFAGGLKALQTASVAAAFPFIFVMILGCISLMKALREEKI